The genomic DNA gAAGAAacattgaagaaaagtgaacagaccCTAAGGGACTTGTGATACACTGTCAAGTGGACCAACAAATGcattgtgggagtcccagaaggaaaagagagaaagggaagagagaatatatgaagaagtaatggctgaaaacatcccacatttgatgaaagacatagctataaacatccaagaagctcaccgaactccaaataaaatgacaaagagacccacactgagacacattctAATGAAActttcaaagacaaagagaaaatcttgaaagcagcaggagagaagtAAATCATCACACACAAAGggtcctcaataagattatcagcagatttctcatcaggaaCTTttgaggccagaaggcagtgggccaATAtgttcaaagtgctaaaagaaaaaacctgtcaaccaagaatcctatatctggcaaaactgtccttcaagagtgagggagaaattaagatattcctggataaacaaaagctgaaggagtttgttaccactagacctgctccacaagaaatgctcaagggagtCCTGCAAGGCGAAATGAAAGGACATGAGACAGTAGCTTGAAACCATATGGAGACAAAGATCTCGATGAGGTAAATGCGTGGGCAATTACAAAAGCTAGTATAATTGTAACAATggtttttaattgcattttttgtttGCTACATGATTTAAGTAGGTCTaatacatttaaaggaaaaaaattattattctgaaagcttgtattattgtaattttagttTGTAACTCCAAGtcttgttttctacatttttaaagagattaatgcatttaaaatgattattagtttatgttttgaACACACACAATGTATatagatgtaattttgtgacctcagcaatcaaaaggggtggggacagagctgTAAAGGAGTAGAGTTTTTGCAtgctattgaagttaagctggtataaattcagATTAGAGTGTTAccactttaggatgttaaatgaaattcccatggtaaccacaaagaaaatagctacaGAATGtacataaaaggaaatgagaaaggaatttaaacattttcactacaaaaaaatcaagtaaacacaaaagaagacagaatgctgGAAATAAGGGACAAAATAGCTCTAaagcatatagaaaaaaatagcaaaatgacatgTAAGTTTCTCCTtgtcagtaattactttaaatataaatggattaaactctccagtcaaacaacagaaattggcagaaaggatgaaaatgcatgatccaactatatgctgtctacaggagactcactttagatccaaagacacaaataaattgaaagtgaatggatggaaaaagataatccatgcaaatagtaaccaaaagagggCAGGggtggttatattaatatcacGTGAATAGACTTGAAATCAAAAGAGGttgcaagagacaaagaagaacgTTATATATTAATACAAGTTTTAATGcagcaagaaaatataacaattatagaCATTTACACACCTAATGACAGACTatcaaatatatgaagcaaaacctgacagaattgaagggaaaaatagacagttctacaatAATTTGTTGGCaacttcaataccccactcacgataatggatagaacaaccgaagagaagataaatgaggaaatagagggcTTAAACAATGCAATAAAACAGCTAGATCTAACAGATATACATGGAACACGCCATCCAACAGCAGcatacacatccttctcaagtgcacatgggacagtttctaggatagaccatatattaggccagaacaatttgaaaaagaacaaagctggagggctcacacttcctgatttcaaaacttactacaaagctacagtaatcgaaACAGTGAGGTGcaggcataaagacagacatatagactaatggaatagaatagaaagccaagaaatatatcctcacatatatggtcaaatgttttttgacaagggtgccaaggccATTCactggggaaaggatagtcttttcaacagatagTGTGGGGGGaaatggatatccacatgcaaaagaatgaagttcaaCCCTTATCTaacaccatataaaaaattaagtcaaaatggaccaaagacccaaatataagacctaaaacaataaaactcataGAAGGAAACATAGTACAAAATTTTCACGACATTGGATTTGGCCGTGATTTCTTGGCTATGATGCCAAAGCActgataacaaaagaaaaaataaacaaatttgacttcatgaatttttttgaatttttgtgcgttaaaagacactatcaaccgagtaaaaagacaacccatgcagtgggagaaaatatttggaaatcatgtatctgataggagattaatatccagaatacttagagaactcctaaaactcaacaacaaaaaaaggaaacaacccgattcacaaatggacaaagaatttgaagacatttctccaaagaagatatacaaatggccaataagcacatggaaaaaatgctcaacactacctcacacccattagggtgATTACTagcaaaaaaaatagaaaacaacaagtgtcagcaaggatgtggagaaattggaacccttgtgcactgttagtggcaATATAAAGtggtatagccactgtggaaaacagtatggcagttcctcaaaaaattagaaatagaattaccatatacagtaatttcacttctgggtatatatctaaaacaaatgaaaagaaattgttaATGAGAGTTGTATTAATGAGAGTTGTACGCTAATGTTgatagcagtgttattcacaatagctaaaacatggaagaaacctaagtgtccatcaacagatgaatgaataagtgtaATGTGGtctatccaaacaatggaatattattcagccttaaaaaggaaggaaatttttacACATGCCACAAcctagatgaaccttgaggacgttatgctaattgaaataatcCAGTCTCAAAAAGAcaatgctgtgtgattccacttatacaaggtacttagagtagtcaaaaatcgtagagacagaaagtagaacggtggttgccagggctcaGTAGGGAGAAATAGCGGGGTGGATGTTTAatggtacaaagtttcagttttacaacatggaaagagttttggagatggatggtggtgatggttgtacaacattatgaatgtatttaatatctctgaactgtacacctaataatggttaagatggtaaattttaggttatatgtattttattgcagtaaaaaaaagtcctgatcaggaaagacaaagaaaggctgacaAACTGTTCATATTAAAGGGGACTAAAGAGTCATGCCAACTAAGTGCAGTGCACGATCCTGGATTAGATGCTGGACTGGGAAAGACAGGCATATAGATAGCTATAAAGGACGTTTGGGGACAATTGAAGAAATTTAGTTGTGGACCATGGATTAGATAGTAGTAGTATATCagttaaattttctgattttgatcattatactatggttatgtaagacaTTAGTTTTCAGTTGCCACAcgacaaattatcacaaatttagtagcttaaacaGCACCcatttattgtctcagttctggaggtcagaagtccagacaGGCTTAGCCAGgttctctgcttagggtctcatagagcccaaatcaaggtgtctgccAGGCTGGCCTCTTATGTGCAGGCTCTAGGAAAGATCGCTGCCAAGCTCATttgggttgttggcagaatccagttccttgcagttgtaggactgaggtccctgttttcttgctggcttgGACCAGAGATCACTCTCAGGTCCTAGAGGCTGCTATCAGGTCCTTTCCACATGGCCTTCCCCATTCTCAGGCCAGCAGCAGTTCACTGGATCCTCTTGGTGCTTTGAAGCTCTGACTGCCTCTGCTGTTGAAGGGCTGATGTGATTAGGGTGGGTCACCCAGATAACCTCTTTTGCCAGTAACTAAGTAATTGTGGGTGTGATATCACTTCACAGGTTCCACCCACCCTCCCAGGGCCAGGATTAGGAAAGGGTCTGCAGTCACTGGAGTTCGtgttagaattctgcctaccccGTAAGAGAATGTCCTTTTTCTTGAATGATACACACGGAAGTATTTAGGGATCAAAGGGGTATGAAAACAATttactctcaaatagttcaggaaaatatatatgtatttatacagtatatatatacatagagaggagagagagaaagagggagggtgggagggcatGTGAGCGCATGAGCATGACACAGCAAATGGGACAAAATGTAAAAGATTGGCGTTCCTTGTATTATTattgaaacttttctgtaagttttaaatatgaaaaatttacgccccccccccaaaaaaaggaaagaaaagtccaGTCCTTGTTTAGTAGTCAAAAATCTGGACTTCATTTAAAAGtaaagtttttttcccctcccacctCAACCTGCTTCAGGTCTAGAGTCTGGAATCTtgtgggaagaagaaaggagttcTCCTACCCACTAGCTCGTTCCAGGATTTCTGCTGCATACTGGCGGCgaatggtggggtgggggagaagcaCAAGACAGGCTTTACCTGACATGCATGTAAGCTGATACCAGTTACTTGTAGCTGGGATAGTTGCAAGCTGCTCTCTGGGTGTGGGGTCTACGCCCCACCTCATCACTGGAGAGCTCCTACTGCAGTTCCCCTTAGATGGGTGTCTGCTTTGGCAGTCAGCCCACATGGGCTCCCTCTTGAGAGCATCACACCAGTGGACAGTCATGGGCAGAGTCCCTTTAAGTGGCTCCAGGCCTCATCTCTTTCCCTGCAGGACCCGCATCTGGACCGTGGTAATACGTTTATAGATCCTTTGCTCTGACAAACCCTGGGGATGTAAGCTCTTCCCAATGTGGCCACCACGAAGGAGCTCATCTCTCGATTTCTGCCTTTAGTCTACTTCAGGCCTGGATTTATGAGCAGCCCCACAGCTCCAGGAGATAGGTCCAGAGGTCATTCCATTAGAGTTAAGGTCAGGGGGAGGAAGCCCACCCCTCCCCTTGGAGTTGGGGAAGGGACTCATAATGCACTGACAACTCTTTCCAGAAACATCTCTAATGTCCAACTTCCTGACCTCTTCACTCCTTgcactctgcctccctcttagtGGCCAGCTCTTGGTTACAGCCCGTGTTCCAGCTGCCCTTCCCAGGTCCGGTTTCGGTGTCTAGCTTTGCAATGGGGGATAGTTGGCTCCTTTTCTTTGGACCTTCAGCCAAAACAGGCCGACAGAATTACCCTTTAGTATCCTGTTGCATATGTTTATTGCTATTCCTGAtttattgattttagatattATCTATTGATTCCTACTGTGGAAGATGAGGATATGGCCCTCTTACATCACCCCAGGCCCCcacttctcttccctccatcctctcaGAACAGGTATATCACATTTTTTGGTTAATGCAATGtaaattatttgcttaattataattatgtattattgGCTTCTGATCAGAGTCACATATTATGATGTTATTTCCTTCCTCGTAGGATTTTTCCCCCCtggaattgaaatttttaaaaatttattttgctagTTTTCTGTACCATCACCAATTCTTCTCAAAGCTCCAGTGGAATTATAAAACTCCTCTGAAGAGTCTTTTCCACATGATAAAACACCCTATGACGTATCGGTTTCTCTCATCTTCTGGAGGCTTCTGTCGTTGGGTCTTCCATTCCCCTGCTCCATCTAAACCAGCTCCTCTTTAGGCCTGCCCCGCAGCGGTGGCCTTAGACTGCCCTGTGTCTCTGTCCTGTTCCCAGGATGCACCTTTCAGGTTTGTATCTCACGCTGTTGGAGCACATCCTCCGGGAACTTCCTGAGAGAGGGTGCACGGGGGGCAGTTTGTCTGACTCCACACGTCTGAAAATGCCCTTACTCTGCCCTCACTATTGATAACTTGGTTGGGTGTAGAAGTCCACGTTGGAAGTAATTTTCCTCAGCATTTTGAAAACCTTGCTTTTGGTTTTACTGGTGCTGTTGAGAAATCTAAATGCCTTTTCATTCCTAAATCTTCACACACAGCCTATCTTTCCCACTCTGAGAAGTTCTGGATCTAGTCCAGTGTTCTGAGGGTTTAATAATaggggatttttcttcttttgttctggGCGTCGGGTGCTTCTCTTCCATGTGGAAACTCATATTTTCCAGTTTGTGGAAAcattcttgtattatttcttcctatgttctcttttctctcttccaaaaaGTCCTATTAGTTAGATAttgagtttttggttttgttttattttttctttttctcctaatttctccttctgtcttttttgttctaCTGTCTTGGagatttcctcaattttattttctaacaattctatttaatttttaaatttgtcctATCGTATTTTTTATCCAAAAGCCCTTATTGTTCCTTTCATAGATGATATCATgacttttctctctggaaatattaattctagtgtgtgtgtggtttctctttttttttaagttttgttttgcttcctgCAATATCTCTGCTTCCTCCAATCCTTTTCCTACTTGTTTCATGTTAGAGGCTTGTCTTGAATAAATGTCTTTAGGTTTGTTCATATTTAAGAGTAGAGCCTTAAAAAACTGTGTGGAAGCTCTGTGTGCGTGGCTGGCACTCGTTAAGGAGTGGGTCTCCCTGTAGGGTGGTCAGCTGTGAACCTGGATGGCTCCTTGAAGAGCCTGCAAATGTCAGTGTTCAGAGGTCTTTGGGGAGGAGGCGGTGGGGGCGGCAATTCAGTGTTTCCGAAGAAAACTCACCCAGTCTCCACCTTGGGGCTCTAAGCCGAGCCATGTTCTTGGAGCCGAGTCACACGCCTTTTCAGAGTATAGATTCTACATCTCTCTGTTTGCATTGCAACCCTTCTCCTTCGTGTTTCACTGTCCCCTCTCTTCCAGGGTCTGGAACCTCCTGGTTAAGTTTTTCTGTAGACTAAGTGTTCTCCTCCTCGGGTGAGTGTGGGGGTGTTTTCTGGTCTCCTGGACTAAATGAAAGGATGGGGGGGGTTCCGCTGGTCTCTGAGGACTTCGGGGCAGCCCCGTTTATATCTGTTCCTAACCACCATCGTCTGCCGCACCTGGGGCCTCCGGGTCCAGAATCTTTCAGGGATTTTGTGGTCAATCCACTTCCTTCTCCTGGTTGCCCCTTCTGCCAGCATTTGGTGCTCAGCTTTGTtagttcttctctctcttttatctcctttctttcttccaaaaatatattaacatttctAGTCCCGTTTCTCTTGGACttatgctttttattattattattcgtTCTTGATGATGTTTTAAGAAGGATATGTGTTCACTCTACCACACTTTACCAatttatttagttatatttttattagtagtaAATATGTGGATATACGCACACGCTTATAATACATACAGATACAGTCAAGCGATCCAAAAGATGAATAGTGaaaattttctcccttttacCTTGTCCTTTAGTCCCTCCCCAGGAGCACCCACAGTTACTAGCTGCTTGTATGTCCTCCCCAAGAAGGTttatacacacattcacacagacGCATACAAAAGCACGTAAGTTGATattaatggattttattttaaatcgaGAAAGCAATTCTTTGCATACCCCTGAAGAATagtcacattttaaataatgGGCAGTGCTTAACCCAAGGACATGAATCCCTTCTAGGCAGGTTTCAGCTTCCACTGCAGGTGGTAGACATTTTTAAGGGGCCTTTCAAGTGCCCCCTAAAATAATCCGTGTAGTTAGACACTTGCACAAAGGCCAGCTGTGGGTGTCGCTGAGGGGCACATGCACGGACAGTTGTCTTCCTGTTTTATGCTTTGTGTTTCTTGCTCTTTGCACCCTTTCCGCTGTAGATGCGCTGAGCTGACTCAGGACCCCCAAGGCCGGCCCATGGAGCTGAGGAGGTTATTAGCCTGGCCAAGGGATATACCCTAATCTGGCTGCCTCTTAGGTGTCAAGAATAAACTGGCACCCTAGATGGGTATGTTTTCATCATGCCCCAGGCTGAATAGACTTTATTAAGCGACAACCCCAGAGGCAGCCCTGACCAGAAATAGCTTCAGGCGGGTACTTGACTTGATGGTCCATAGCAGTGACCTCGGTATGTTTGTCCCTACAATAGGGCCTGCTGCTGCCAAACCAGACTTGATCTCCAAACTGGAACGTAGAGCTGCGCCCTGGATCAAGGACCCTGACGGGCCAAAGTCGGGGAAAGGTCGTCCTCCGGGTGAGTCTAGACCTACTGAGTTCTGAAGGGCACGTCCAGGGGCCAAGTAGCTACAGCAGGTCACACAGTGTTAGTTTAGACATACTTGTCCTGAACATATTGTGCAGCAGgcctgtgctaggctctgggtagacaaagatgagtaagaaacGAATCCCGCCCTCAGAGTGTAGAGAGCCTGGGAAACTGGGACACATGGAaaaataatgtcctttgatgaGCAGAAGTGCCAGAGGGACCTGTGGTAGAGCTGATGGGAGGAGGGGCGTGGTAGACTGGTTCTGAGGAACCATAGGCCTGGGAGCCTCTCCCCGCTTCCGCCTTCCTCCTGTTAGTGACAACACTGTTGGTCTGTGAGAATTTGTTGTTCTGCATATCTCAGTCAATAACTTATTAACTGGTAGCTACTGTGTCGACTTCTGTACCTCCATTCTTTCTAAGGCTCATTAGAAGACTTATGGATGTTTAACCTCATTTCTTTGTGGGCCTCGCAAGAAGATTAAAGCCACTTGTTTATGCAGTAGCATCTATGGCCAAGGTGGTTAATTAAGCTTATTAGCAGCTGATGTCACATGATCCCAGGGTAGCCGTGTGGATAGGGAGGGGGAGACTGGCTAAAGGACCCACAAGGATTGGCAAACAACTCATGGGAAGCCAGACCGACTTTCATAGATTATAATGGGGAAGGGTTTAAATAGAAGCCAGTAATGATTTCTAGAAAGGTGGATCAcattcctcttctctgctttgcATATGGGGTACTTATTGAATTGGGGTGTCTTAGCTGGTAGGAGACTGCACAGTTCTGGGCAGCAAAATCAAGCACAGTTTGATTTTctccaaagggaaaaagaagatggTGGCCATAAGAGAGGCAGACACACAAGGCTCAGCTATAGCATCTGCATTGCTTCCAGCTCCTTCTGTGGAGACATGTACCTCCTACTGCAATTCCAGCCTTTCTGAAGTAGAAGTAGATGGACCTAGGAAAATCAAGAGGACTTACAGACCCCGTTCAATTCAGAGGTCCTGGTTCGGGCAGTTCCCGTGGTTAGTAATTGACCCAAATGAGACCAAGCTCTTCTGCTCAGCTTGCAAAGAAAGACCTAGTCTCCATGACAAATCGTCCCGGTTAGTCCGAGGTTACACGGGGCCTTTCAAAGTGGAGACTTTAAAATACCATGAAGTCAGCAAAGCACACAAGCTCTGTGTCAACACTGTCCAAATCAAGGAAGACGCCCCTCAGGCTGCCCTTGTTCCAGAAATCTCCAATGACTTGATGGCGAACATGGAACACTTTTTCAATGCCGCCTACTCAATCGCATACCACTCAAGGCCCCTTAATGACTTTGAGAAGATCCTGCAGCTCCTCCAAAGCACTGGGACCATGATTTTGGGCAAGTACCGAAATCGCACCGCATGCACTCAGTTCATCAAATACATCTCTGAGACGCTGAAGAAAGAGATCCTCGAGGATGTCCGGAACTCCCCTTGTGTGAGCGTGCTGTTGGACAGCTCCACAGACACCGCCGACCAGTCCTGCGTGGGGATTTATATCCGCTACTTTAAGGAGATGGAGGTGAAAGAGTCTTACATCACTTTGGCCCCTCTCTACAGTGAGACAGTGGATGGATACTTTGAGACCATCATCTCTGCCCTGGATGAACTGGACATCCCTTTCCGGAAGCCTGGTTGGGTGGTGGGCCTGGGAACTGATGGCTCACCCATGTTGAGCTGCAGAGGAGGCCTTGTCGAAAAATTCCAGGAGGTCATCCCCCAGCTGCTGCCTGTTGATTGTGTAGCCCACCGGCTGCACCTGGCTGTGGTAGATGCTTGTGGGGGCATCGATCTGGTAAAGAAGTGTGACCGGCACATCCGAACCGTCTTCAAGTTCTATCAGTCCTCAAACAAGAGGCTGAATGAGCTGCAGGAAGGCGCGGCTCCCCTGGAGCAGGAAATCACCCGCCTGAAGGACCTGAATGCCATCAGGTGGGTGGCCAGCAAGAGACGCACATTGAATGCACTGATCGTGAGCTGGCCTGCCCTGGCTAggcacctccacagtgtggcggAAGCTGGGGGCCAAATCGGGCACAGGGCCAAAGGCATGCTGAAGCTGATGAAGAGCTTCCATTTTGTCAAGTTCTGCCACTTCCTTTTGGACTTCCTGAGCATCTATAGGCCTTTGTCTGAGGTGTGCCAGAAAGAGATCGTGCTGATTACAGAGGTGAACTCCACACTGGGACGGGCCTATGTAGCGCTGGAGACCCTCCgtcaccaggcaggccccaaagAGGAAGAGTTCAATGCCAGCTTCAAGGATGGGCGGCTCCATGGCATCTTCTTGGACAGAATGGAGATGGCAGAACAGCGGTTCCAGGCAGACAGGGAAAGAATGATCCTGACAGGGATCGAGTACCTTCAGCAAAGGTTTGACACAGACCGTCCCCCGCAGCTCAAGAACATGGAGGTGTTTGACACCATGGCCTGGCCAAGTGGGATTGAACTTGCCAGTTTTGGGAATGATGATATTCTTGCCCTTGCCAGATATTTTGAGCTCTCACTGCCCCCAGGATACAGCGAGGAAGCACTCCTGGAGGAGTGGCTGGGCCTGAAGGCCATCGCCAAGAACCTCCCGTTCTCCATGCTGTGTAAGAACGCCTTGGCCCAGCGCTACCGCTTCCCCTTACTGAGCAGGCTCGTGGCTGTGGTAGTCTGTGTGCCTGTCTCCACCTCCTGCTGTGAGCGGGGATTCAGTGCCATGAACCGGATCAGGACTGATGAGAGGACCAAGCTCTCCAATGAGGTGATCAACATGCTCATGATGACAGCAGTGAATGGTGTGGCAGTCACAGAGTATGACCCCCAGCCTGCCATCCAACACTGGTACCTGACCTCCTCAGGCCGGCGTTTCAGCCATGTCTACACCTGTGCCCAGGTGCCACCCCGCTCCCATGCAAGTAAGTACACGGGCAGAGTTcctagagatgagaaaacagggaAGGGAATCTTATCTTCCCAATGCCATGTGGACCTCAAAGTCTGGTAGAGTCTGATAAAGTTGGCCATCACAGTAGGTTTGGTCTAAGTTATCATTGAGTTTCTGTCGTGTACTAGACCAGTGAGCGCTCAAGACATGACActaccctcaaggagcttgtgATCCAGCTAGAGAGGCAAGACGCACACACTGCAGGCAGCAAGGCATAGTGCTAAGAGCATGAATTTCTGGAACTAGTCTGCCCAGGTTCAAATTCTAACTCTGCTGCTAACTagcatgtgaccttgggcaagttaatctATTTGTGCTTTGGTTTTCCAGCTGTAaagtgaattaatacatgtaaagcggTTAGGACAATGTCTGGCAAGTAGTACCAATGGCCCTGTTTAAAGGTTAAGACTACTGCTGGGAATAACCAGAGGACTGGACCGGTCCGGGCAGTGACGTTGTGTTCTGAGCGGGGCTGTGTAGACTCCATTTGGAGAGGGAAGAGGTCAGCGCAGGTCAGAGGGGCTGTGAAGGAGGTGCTCCGTGGAGAAGGGTGGGGCCTGTCAGGAGAGGAGTCGTGAGGAGTAGGCCTCACTacccaggagggctggggtggggcctagCTTGAGGGGGAAGTTATACCATACAAGAGGGCAGGTTACTGAAAGTCTTAGcaagaaattttcctcttttcaagtAGTCACTGAAAACAGAGAACCAGAGAGGTCCTCTGGGCTATTCACGTTTACTTGACAGTGACAGAGCCATGATTCTTATCTCTTGCCGTCTTCTATAGCTGGTCCCCTTCCTCTTGCTTCCGCTCTCATTTTTTACCTCTGAGTTTGTGGTCTTCCACAGTGGACTAGGTCCCAGGGTTGACAGAGGCTCTGTAGGAAGCAGGCTGGCCCTGGACCTGTAGctgggcagcaggggaggggcccagggtagaagcagagagaagaaaaaagacaggcAGAGCCCAGATGGGGGGCCAAGACAGTGACTCTTCACCCAAGCATTTGTGGGTGCATTGTTGTCCATGTCCAGCCCTGAGGgggtgaaagagagaaaggtggGATCAGGTGTGCCTTTTGCAGGTTATTCTTCTCTTGGGGACAGTAGGACCAGTACCTCTGAAGCCAAGAGAGAACATTACCAGATTTTACGTGACAAAGCCCTCCTTCCCAGGCAGGGttcctcaacctcagcactagtgacatttggggccagataactCTCTGTTGTGGGGCCCATCCTGTGCGTTGTTGGAcctttagcagcatccctggtcctTGCCCATTACATCCCCACTGGTTACCAGTAGCACCCTCCCAGTTGTACCAACacaatgtctccagatgttgccaaatgtcccctggggggcaaaatcagcCCAGTGAGATCCGCTGTCTTGGGGTGAAGGAATAAGCAGAGTGGGACTAGGTCAGGCCTGCAGAGAGCAGTCCTGTCCTGCCGCCAGTCTGTTCTGCCGTGGTTTTTTCACCGAACATACCCTGGGGCAAGGTTGGACAGGGGAGGGCATTACCATCTCATCTGTTTTCCCCTCCGTCTGATTGTGCGTTCTCCTTCCTCCAGCACGAGGGGTGGGGctcaggaaggagaagatgggagCACTCTATCTGGAGGAGGCTGTGACCCAGGAGCCACCCATTCCGCCCTACAGGGAACCGGTGGAGATCCTGAAGGACTGCATCATGGACCCTCCCGACAGACTCCTGTACCCCCACACCGGCCAAGAGGCCCCCGAGCTGTCCTGATTGAGAGCTCATGTGGGAGCAGGAATCCTAGAGGTTGCCTTGGAGACCCTGTGCTGCCCTGCCCCTTGTGATCACGGTGACAGTGCTCTGCAGATTCTAGGCTGCCCTGGAATCTTCGTTTGGTGGGGACTCTCTAAGCACCAGGAAGTGGACAGTGACAAGATCGTTAAGCCCACATCCCAGAGAGGCAGAGTAATCAGGAGGCACACCACCTGTTACCAAGGCCCCTCTCTAAGCAGGGCAGTGACCTCACAGCGCTTAAATATGCAGAAAGGGGCTTAGCTCAAGTTCATTTTTAAGGTGCTTCAGGAAATAATCCCATCACATGGGAGATTTCACCCCATGTTCTGGTGGCAAGAGGACTTTCCTGAAGTGGGGCCAACTGTTGGGGGTAGGGGCTTAAAGGAGCACGCCAGCCCCCTGGACAGTTGGGGGCATTCCAGGAAGGCTGCCCACAGCCTCAGGCACATGGGGAAGGCACTTGGTGAGGGGCAGAGGATGACCAGGCTCTAGGGACAGCTGGCCTGGCTCTGGGATCTGTCACCCTGGCTCCATGGCAGAAGCTGGGAAGCCTTGGCTTCATATGGGAGACTCGCACCAGGGAATTTCTCTACCTCTTCCCGGGGCCTTCCTTTAGGATGAGGCAAGCCAAGACCCTTTGCACAGAGCACTCGAGAACGGTTCTCCTGCTGCAGCTTGGGACAGTGGAGGAAAGTGTTTCCCTGGAGGGAGCCTGATGCCTCCTGCCGGTCCAGTGCTCGTGTGTGACCTGCATCAGGCTGAGCCCGGCTTCTGAGGAGTGGCAGGGCC from Equus quagga isolate Etosha38 chromosome 8, UCLA_HA_Equagga_1.0, whole genome shotgun sequence includes the following:
- the ZNF862 gene encoding zinc finger protein 862 isoform X1, which gives rise to MEPRESGKAPVTFDDITVYLLQEEWMLLSQQQKEICGSDKLVAPLGPTVANPELFCKFERGPEPWLGNVQGQRDLLSYQPGKNEMGYMEEMDVPGPAREAGLYLPPQKRACLSHFTAENGNIEVGCARKSKKPLKPRSIQKSWFVQFPWLVVNEEQTALFCSACREYPSVRDKRSRLIEGYTGPFKVETLKYHAKSKAHMFCVNALAARDPIWAARFQSIRNASGDVLASPEHLFTADYPMLYPPGPLGAYDNVAQLLPNSRAELEDPGGNGAIPALYLDCISDLRQKDVTDAIHSSSNCHILFNDSAEPCGQDPSEEGLFEEVPVVFEELPVVFEDVAVYFTREEWGMLDQRQKELYRDVMRMNYELLASLGPAAAKPDLISKLERRAAPWIKDPDGPKSGKGRPPGKKKMVAIREADTQGSAIASALLPAPSVETCTSYCNSSLSEVEVDGPRKIKRTYRPRSIQRSWFGQFPWLVIDPNETKLFCSACKERPSLHDKSSRLVRGYTGPFKVETLKYHEVSKAHKLCVNTVQIKEDAPQAALVPEISNDLMANMEHFFNAAYSIAYHSRPLNDFEKILQLLQSTGTMILGKYRNRTACTQFIKYISETLKKEILEDVRNSPCVSVLLDSSTDTADQSCVGIYIRYFKEMEVKESYITLAPLYSETVDGYFETIISALDELDIPFRKPGWVVGLGTDGSPMLSCRGGLVEKFQEVIPQLLPVDCVAHRLHLAVVDACGGIDLVKKCDRHIRTVFKFYQSSNKRLNELQEGAAPLEQEITRLKDLNAIRWVASKRRTLNALIVSWPALARHLHSVAEAGGQIGHRAKGMLKLMKSFHFVKFCHFLLDFLSIYRPLSEVCQKEIVLITEVNSTLGRAYVALETLRHQAGPKEEEFNASFKDGRLHGIFLDRMEMAEQRFQADRERMILTGIEYLQQRFDTDRPPQLKNMEVFDTMAWPSGIELASFGNDDILALARYFELSLPPGYSEEALLEEWLGLKAIAKNLPFSMLCKNALAQRYRFPLLSRLVAVVVCVPVSTSCCERGFSAMNRIRTDERTKLSNEVINMLMMTAVNGVAVTEYDPQPAIQHWYLTSSGRRFSHVYTCAQVPPRSHATRGVGLRKEKMGALYLEEAVTQEPPIPPYREPVEILKDCIMDPPDRLLYPHTGQEAPELS